The uncultured Cohaesibacter sp. genomic sequence GTTGTTCAGGACAGCGAAGGATCTTTCTTTCCTGATGCAGGCTGAGGCGCTGGAGCCGAAAAAGCTCTCTCGTGCCGCTCTCGAGACCCTTGCCATCATCGCCTATCACCAACCGGTCACGCGTGCAGAGGTCGAACAGATCCGCGGTGTTTCGACGGTGAGAGGGACGCTCGATGTTCTGCTTCAGACCGAATGGGTGCGTGTGCGCGGACGCCGCAGAGCGCCGGGCCGGCCCGTTACCTATGGTACCAGCAATCAGTTTCTTGTTCATTTCGATCTCGAATCAATCAAGGATTTGCCGGGTATTGAGGAGCTTAAAGGGGCGGGGATGCTGGATTCGGCGCTGCCGCCTGCCTTTTCCATGCCCGAGCCGGACGACAATGAGGATCTGGCTCCGGATGAGGATCCGATCGACGATATCGAGGCTCTGGAAGCTGTCGCTCTTGAGGATGAAGAGGCTGAGGCAGAGCAAGAAAAGCCATAGTCTTTTCTGCGGGCTTTCTTCCTGTTTTTTGCATTTCCGTCCAGAATGGTTGAAATTCGCCATTGAGTTTGTCTGCACGCACAGGATACATGTTGGGTCTGAGTTTCAATGGAAGGATTTGAATGAGCGCGCGAGACGGAAGTGCCGAATGGGGCCAGAAATGGGGCCAAACGTGGGGCCAACGAGGCAAGGCGGCGGCAACCATCGCTGCGGGGCTGAAGTTTCAGTCTATCGGTCACTCATTCGATGACAAGCAGGTCTTGCGCGATATTTCCTTTTCCATCGAGCCCGGCGAAGTTGTTTCGCTATTGGGGCAATCCGGCTCCGGCAAGACGACCTTGTTGCGCATCGCAGCCGGGATCGAACGTCAGACCAGCGGGTCGGTGCTGATCAACAATCGTGACGTTGCGTCCGGCAGCGTGTTTGTGCCCCCAGAAAAACGCAGCGTCGGGCTGATGTTTCAGGACTACGCGCTTTTTCCCCATCTATCGATCCTGAAGAATGTCATGTTCGGTCTCACCGATCTGCCCGGTCATGCTTCGGAGGTTGAGGCCCGGGCGGCCTTGCGCCGGGTGGGGCTGGAAGAAAAGGCCGACAGCTTTCCGCATATGCTGTCCGGTGGTCAGCAGCAGCGGGTGGCTCTGGCCCGCGCCTTTGCGCCGCGCCCCAGTATCCTATTGATGGACGAGCCGTTTTCCGGCCTCGACAATCGCCTCAGGGATCGGGTCAGGGACGAGACCTTGTCCGTGTTGCGGGAGATCGGGGCGACTTGCATGATAGTGACCCACGATCCGGAAGAAGCCTTGCGAATGAGTGACCGGATCGTCCTGCTCAAGGATGGCAGGATCGTTCAGTTCGCGCGGCCTGAAGAGCTCTATTTCAATCCGGTGAACTATTGGGCGGCGCGTTTCTTCTCAGATCTCAACGAGGTCGAGGGGACGGTCATTGACGGAAAGGTCCGCTCGCCCATTGGTGTGTTTGAGCAAAGCGGCTTTGCCGAGGGGCAGCCGATACGGGTCTGTGTGCGCGAACAGGGCGTGATTTTGCACGAAGCGATCAAGGACGGGTATGTTTCCGCATTGGCGGCCCGGGTCAAAAGACGTATGTTCCTTGGCGAAGTTGATCTTTATGAAGTGTCTATCAAGGGGGTTGAGTATCCATTCATGGTACGCTCCCGAACCGGGAAGAGTTTTGCTCCGGGCGAGAATATCGGTGTATCTTTCCGGAAAAAAGATATGTTGATGTTTGCCAAAGAGGATTAAAATGCTTATCTCTTTCGCAAAATGAACAAGAATTCGTGCGATCATCGTTTGAGATGACGCTCGCGTGCGTAAAAAACAGGGAATTGATCCATGGGTCAGATCGGAATTTGGCAGATCGTCATTATCGCAGTTGTTGTTGTTCTGCTGTTTGGCCGGGGCAAGATCCCCGAGCTGATGGGTGACGTTGCCAAGGGCATCAACAGCTTCAAAAAGGGGCTCAAGGGCGACGACAAAGACAAGGACCCTGAGCAGATTGAAAACCAGCCCGCCGAACAGGTTTCCGCTGAAAGCGAGCAGAAAGACAAGGTAAGCTAAGCCAATCGGTTTTTGCATTACCGAACCTGGTTTTACCGCGGAGCTCGTGCGCCTGAATGTTTGATATCGGTTGGAGTGAAATCCTCGTCATTGTGATCATCACGATTCTCGTGGTTGGTCCCAAGGAATTGCCGGGTCTGTTGCGGACCGTTGGCAAGACCATTGGCAACGTGCGCCGAATGGCTGGTGATTTTCAGAATCAGTTCAACGAGGCCCTTCGGGAGGCCGAGCTTGAGGATGTGAAAAACACCATCAGCGATGTCCGCAGCCTCAATCCCAAGACAGCCGTCAAGGACGCCGTGCAGAAGCAGCTCGGCTTTGATGATGATTTCGCCGATGAACTGACCGAGCAGGTCAGCAAGAGCGGGCGCGAGATCAACGATGCGCTGTCCGATGCCGAGGTCAAGGTGAAACCGGCGGATGTTGACAAGGCCGTTCCTGCCGAGACTGCTGCTGCCGCTAAGGTCGTCAGTGAGACGGCCAGCGTGGATGTGCCAGCCGAACCTGCGGCCAAGAAGCCAAGGGCCAAGGCTGCCGCCAAGCCGAAGACGGAGACTGCGGCGAAGCCGAGGGCGCGGGCGAAGAAAGCTGACACCACGGCCAAGGCGGCTCCTGCGAAGACTGCTCCAGCGAAGACATCTCCGACCAAAACAGCGACTGCTAAGTCTGCTACGGCAAAGAAAGCGGACGCTGAGGCAGCTGCTCCGGCGAAGAAGCCAAGACGGGCCGCGACCAAGACGGCGGCGACAAAAGCCAAGAGTGCGACCGCGGCAAGCGAAGACAAGAAGGCGTCGCCCTCTGCGGATGACCCGAGTCAGAAGGCCTGATCATGAGTGACAGTGAATTGGACGAGATCGAGGCCTCCAAGGCGCCCCTTGTCGAGCATCTGATAGAGCTGCGCAGCCGCCTGATGAAGACGGTGATCGCCGTGGCGATTGCCTTTCTGATCTGTTTCTTCTTTGCCAGTGACATCTTCAACCTCCTCATCATCCCTTATGAGCAGGCCGTGGGGTCGGATCGTCAGGTTGAGCTGATCTTCACCGCGCCGCAGGAATATTTCTTCACCCAGATGAAGCTAGCCCTGTTCGGGGCGCTGTTCATTGCTTTTCCGGTCATCGCCAGTCAGGTTTACATGTTCATGGCGCCGGGGCTCTACAAGCATGAGCGTCAGGCGTTCATGCCGTTCCTGATTGCCACGCCGATCCTGTTTGCGATCGGTGCTTGTCTCGTCTTCTTCATTGTCATGCCGCTGGCGATGGATTTCTTCCTGTCGATGGAGCAGACCGGTGACGGGGTTGCGCAGATCATCCACCTGCCGAAGGTGAGTGAATATCTCGGCCTGATCATGACGCTGATCTTTGCGTTCGGGCTCGTGTTCCAGTTGCCGGTGGTGCTTACCCTCTTGGCACGTGCCGGTCTCGTTGACTCTGAAGGGCTGAAGGGCAAACGAAAATATGCCATCGTCGCAACCTTTGTGATGGCCGCCGTACTGACGCCGCCGGATCCTGTAAGCCAGCTTGGCCTCGCCATCCCGACGCTGCTTTTGTACGAAATCTCAATCATCTCCGTGAAGATGGTAGAGAAAAAGCGCCTCGAGCGTGAACAGGAGCGCGAAGGCTCGACCTGATGCGACATTTCGCAAGCGCAGCCTTCGTTTCCGGCCAATAACAGTGATTTAATCAACACAGTTTGTGGGTTACTCTCCCGTTTGTCGGTAAGCCGGGGCAACAGGCTTGCGTCGGAGCGAGCGCTCTCCTATTTTTCGCCCGACTGACAACCCTCCCACCGACCAGTGTAGATTCGGATCATCGTTATGTTTGATATCAAATGGATTCGCGAAAATGCGGAAAGCTTCGACAAGGCTCAGATTGCTCGTGGAGCCGAGGCATCCTCATCGCGCCTGATCGCACTGGACGACGAACGCATTGCTCAGGTGCAGATCCTTCAGGACGCCCAGCAGCGTCGCAATGCAGCCTCCAAGGAGATCGGCAAAGCCAAGGGGCAGGGCGACGAGGAAAAGGCTCAAGCCTTGATGGCGGAAGTGGGCGACCTCAAGAGCATCATTCAGAATGGCGAGGCCAAGACCCGCGAGTTGCAGGAAACGCTCAACGACATTCTTTGCACGTTGCCGAACATTGCGCTTGATGACGTGCCCGAAGGGGCCGATGAAGACGACAATATCGTGCATCACGTCTGGGGCGAAAAGCCTGCTCTGGGGTTCGAGCCCAAGGAGCATTACGAGCTGGGTGAAGCGCTCGGCCAGATGGATTTTGAGGCCGCTGCCAAGCTGTCCGGCTCGCGCTTTGTTGTGCTCAAGGGCAAGCTTGCTCGCCTTGAACGGGCCATCGGTCAGTTCATGATCGACCTGCACACCACCGAGCATGGCTATGAAGAAGTCTGTGTCCCGACTCTGGTGCGGTCTGAAGCCATGTTTGGCACCGGCCAGTTGCCGAAGTTTGCCGAGGATGCCTTCCATACTGATGACGACCGCTGGCTCATTCCGACGTCGGAGGTTCCGCTTACCAACCTTGTACGCGAGAGCATCGTTGACGGCGATCAGCTGCCTATGCGCTTCACGGCGCTTTCGCAGTGCTTCCGCTCGGAGGCCGGGTCTGCCGGTCGCGATACACGCGGCATGTTGCGTCAGCACCAGTTCTCCAAGGTCGAGATGGTGTCGATCACCGACGAGGACAGCTCGGTTGCCGAACAGGAGCGGATGCTGTCCTGTGCCGAAGCGGTTTTGCAGAAGCTTGGCATTGCCTATCGCGTCATGACCCTTTGTACCGGCGACATGGGCTTTGGTGCCCGCCGGACCTTTGATATCGAAGCGTGGCTGCCGGGTCAGAATACCTACCGCGAAATCTCTTCCGTTTCGACCTGCGGTGATTTTCAGGCGCGCCGCATGAACGCCCGCTATCGCCCGACCGGGGAGAAGGCGGTGAAGTTCCTGCATACGCTCAATGGTTCTGGTGTGGCCGTCGGGCGCTGTCTGATTGCTGTCATGGAGAATTACCAGACCGAGGACGGGTCCATCGTGATCCCCGAGGTTCTGCGACCCTATATGGGCGGGCTTGAAAAGATCTCTGCCAAGAGCTGAGGTATTGATCGGGCCTGTCTGACTGCCAAATTTCTTTTGGCCTGTTCCATCGCTGTGCGGGAGGTTGTCTGCACGGCCCGCAATATTTTGAGCTTAAGAGGGAAAGATGCGTATTCTGCTGACCAACGATGATGGTATCAACGCGCCGGGACTGAAGGTGCTGGAGGAAATCGCGCTTTCCCTCTCAGATGATGTCTGGATTGTCGCTCCGGAAACCGAACAGTCGGGCATGTCCCACTCCTTGACGCTGCATGATCCCTTGCGGATGCGCAAGCTCGGCGACAAGTGCTTCGCGGTCAAGGGGACGCCGACCGATTGCGTGATCATGGGCGTCGGGCATATCCTGCCTGAAAAGCCGGATCTGGTGCTGTCCGGGGTCAACCGGGGTCAGAACATGGCCGAAGACGTGACCTATTCGGGCACGGTTGCCGGTGCCATGGAAGGGGCCGTGCTCGGGGTTCGCTCCATTGCTCTCAGTCAGGCTTACGGCTGGGAATGCAAGGATGGTATCGACTGGTCTTGCGCCCGCGAGCATGGAGCCCGAGTGGTCAAGGATCTGCTCAAGCATGATCTTCCGTTCCAGACGCTGCTCAACGTGAACTTTCCGGACTGCGCCCCCGCCGATGTGAAGGGCGTGGTGCTGACACGGCAGGGGCAGCGCGATCAGGCGCAGTTAACTGTCGAGCCGCGCAAGGATACGCGCGGGCAGAGCTATTTCTGGCTGGGTTTTGAAGGACGCCGGTTCGAGCCGCTGGAAGGCACGGACCTTTATGCGATCTACAACAAACAGATTTCGGTCACGCCTCTCAATCTAGACATGACCGACCACGCCACGCTCAAAGAACTCGCCAAGGGCTGAGGAAGCGTAGTGTGCGCTGATGGTTTTCATCAACAAATCAATGTGATTGCGGCTCATCCCAATGTGATGGGCCGTTGTCTTGTCGGACCTCTTGCGGGCTGACATGCTGGACAGCATGTGTTTCCTTGACATGCGAGACAGTTCTGCATGAACACCCAGACCCATCTGCTGATCAGTGCCTTTGCGTTGGCGCGACCGGGTAAGCCCCTGCGCAATATTGCGGTGCTGGTTGCTGCCTTTCTGCCGGATGCTCCGATATTCGGTCTGGTCGCCTGGGCCAAGATGAATGACGTGCCTGAGCGGGATATCTGGCGAACGCTCTATTGGCAGGATCCGTGGCAGACGTTGGGGGCCGTGGTCAATTCAATCCCTCTTTACGGGATCGGGCTGATCATCTCTGCGCTGATTCTCGTTTTGGTCCGGCGATCAACCACTGTGGCTGTTGAACCCTTTGCGCCTGTGGTCAGTCAGACGTCCGGCGAGGCATGGTCGGTCGTTGCAATTTGCTTCTTTCTGTCCTGCCTTCTTCATATCGCCTTCGACTTTCCCTTCCATGTCGATGATGCCCATCGGCATTTCTGGCCGATCAGCGATTGGCGGTTCCGCTCGCCGGTCTCCTATTGGAACCGGGCCTATCATGGCGATATGGTCGAAATGGCCGAAATGCTGGCCGGGCTGGCTCTTGTTGCGGTGCTGTTTTTCCGATTTTCCTCTTGGTGGGTGAGGGCTGTGCTCGGCTTTGCAGCTTTGGCCTATGTCCTTGTGCCCCTCTACTGGGCTTTGTCCATGGCTGGCTAAAACTTGCAGGTGTGGAGAAGGCGAGTGCCCTTCCGTCAAATTTCTTATCCGGGTTAGTGAATTTCCATCCCGTTTTAAAGGTTTAGAAAGGTTACTGAGTTCTAATCAAGCTCAGTAACGGGATGTAGTGCGTTTAATCCGGTGTTGGTATGAACTATTCAGTATTGCGTAAGTTTCTGTCGACGACGTCTATGCTCGCGGTCACCGCGGTGCTTGGGGCGTGCAGTGGCGAGATTGAGCGATTTGGCACTCCCGGGTCGGGATATACTGCTAATCAAAACGAAGTTTTCACGAATTCGGTCGCTCGGGCCCCGGTTCAGTCGCAGCCGGTTCAACCAATGCCGAATGCCGTGGCGTCTGCGCCCAAGCCGGTGTATGTGACACCGCAGCCGACCTATAACAATCCCCAGACAGTCTATGTGAACCCGCAGCCTGTTCCCAATGCGCCGCAACAGGTCGCTGCGATTCAGAATCCTTCGCCGGTTCTTCTGACCAATTCGATCAACAAGTCAGCGACCCCCATTCCGGTGAGTTCGCAGCCCATGCCGCCTTTGCCGACACAGGCGCAGATGAAGCAGCAGGGCGTCGACTATACCGCGACGGGATCGATCAATTCCAATACCACTTATCAGCCGAGTGTCATCTCGCGTTTCGACTCGCTGCCGAAGAACGGCCCGCGCGCCAAGCAATATGGCGTACGCCAGACGGTGGCTCAGGTTCCGAATTACGCCCAGCAGTCCCCGGTAAACGTCCCGTTGTCCGACAAGGCGTCGCAGTCGAACAACGGTTTCTCTCTTTCCAAACTGCTGTCTCGGGAGAAATCTGCGCCCAAGACGCAGCAGGTTGATTATACGCCAACCGGGTCGATCACGCCTCCGGCTGCGATCCCGACCACCAACAGAGTGGCGGTTTATACGCCGGGTCAGCAGCAGGTTGCTTCTGCTGCGCCGATGCCTCTTCAAGCCTCTCAGGAGGCACGCACGAGCGGCCAGTGGACAAGCATAGGCGGCACGATGGTTACGGTGCTGCCGGGAGACGACATCAACACGCTGTCGCAGCGCTATGGCGTACCAGCCAAGGCGATTGCCGATGTCAATGGCTTGCCTGATCAGAGCTTTGTCGCTTCGGGTCAGAGAATCCTCATTCCTGTTTATCAGCAAGAGCGTCTCGAGAGCTATCCTGTGCGTCAGCAGGTTGCATCACTGAATGCGTCGACCAATTCTGCGGTGCCGTCAGTTGTGCGTGTGCCGAAGGCGAACCCGCTGCGTCTGCAAAGCCAGACGCCTTATGCCCAGCAGGTTACGCGCATGCAACAGAGCGCGAATGCCGAGGGGCGTCATATGGTGATGGCCGGTGAAACGCTTGGCGGTATTGCAAGTCGCTATGGGGTGTCGGTTTCTGATCTGGCTCAGGCCAATGGCCTTTCCACTTCGTCCCATGTTCGCATGGGGCAGCGGTTGCATATCCCGCAGGCGGGGACGGCGTCCGGCATCGATTACACCTCGACGGCTTCGATCAACCAGCAGCCTTCCTATCGTGTGCCTGTCAGTAGCCCTGCTGCCGCACAGCCTTCGATGCAATTGACCAAGGTGCCTCAGTCCAAGCCACGTCAGCTTGTCCAGCAGACGGTGCAGCAGATCCAGCGGCAGCCAAGTCAGGCGGTTGCCAGCCTGCCCAAGGCCAAGAGCCGCAATCAGGTTGCGAGCGTGAGGCAGGCGGTTGGTATTCCTGATCCGGTTGCATCCGACGCCAACCAGCAAGTCCAGCCGGTTGCTACCAGCAATCCGTCGGCAACTGAGAATCCGAAGTTCCGCTGGCCGGTTCGTGGCCGGATCATTTCGAGCTATGGCCGGAAGACGGACGGTAGCCGCAACGACGGCATCAACCTTTCGGTTCCGGCAGGTACGTCGGTGCGTGTGGCTGAGAGCGGAACGGTCATCTATTCGGGTGACAAGCTCAAGGGCTACGGCAATCTTGTCCTCGTCCAGCATTCCAACGGCTGGGTCACCGCCTATGCGCACAACGAGAAGGTTCTGGTATCCAAGGGCCAGCAGGTGCGCCGGGGTCAGATCATTGCCCAGGCTGGCAAGAGCGGCAACGTGGAAGCTCCGCAGCTGCATTTCGAACTCAGAATCAAGGGCGATCCTGTCGATCCGGTCCCTTATCTGGTCAGCAGTTGATAAAGTTAAAAATGAGGCTGAAGATGACTTGAGGGCTGCACTTGCAGCCCTTTTTCTTTGGCGTTGTTATCGAGATTGCGCTTTTACTCGACAGCGACGTAGGGCTTCTGTGTCATTGCCTCGATCAGCATGATGATGGCGTGGGCGACGGTGGCTGCTCGCACATTTTCCCGATCCATTGCGGCAAAGATCTTCATGTCGTGGGTTTGCGGAAAGTGGCGTGACGAGACGGCAAAATGCACCAGTCCGACCGGCTTGTCCTTCGAGCCGCCTGCTGGGCCTGCAATGCCGGTCACCGCGACGGCAAAGTCCGCGCGAGAGTTGAAAATGGCACCCTCGGCCATGGCGCGTGCCACTTCCTCGCTTACCGCGCCGCATTCCGCGATCATTTCGCTCGGGACATCGAGCATCTCGTTCTTGGCTTCGTTGGAATAGGTGATGAAACCGCGATCGAAAAGCTGTGATGAGCCGGGAACTTCGGTGAGAGTGGCGCAGATCAGTCCCGCTGTGCAGGATTCGGCGGCGGCGACACAGTAGTTTTTCTTCTTGGCGATATCGAGCAGCTCGTTTGACAATTCGATGGTATCGGCAGGGACGTACATGGCTCTTCCTTGTCAGGTTTCTTGGAATGTCTGTCCCGTTGCTGCGTCTGAACTCCGGGCCGCTTTCAGTGATAGACTAGTCTTCGATGTCCGGCAATTGGACACAAACGCTTGCAAGCGCGGCGATGCCCTCCCTGCGGCCGGTGAAGCCGAGCTGTTCGCTGGTCGTTGCCTTGACGCTGATGCGACCGACGGAGAGGTCGCAGATT encodes the following:
- the scpB gene encoding SMC-Scp complex subunit ScpB, translated to MSKDPTVFEEISEDDEFSALAKEARHQLKRMLEALLFASDEPLSLAEITARMPDHVDVQALLQQLKADYADRGVNLIQIESNWLFRTAKDLSFLMQAEALEPKKLSRAALETLAIIAYHQPVTRAEVEQIRGVSTVRGTLDVLLQTEWVRVRGRRRAPGRPVTYGTSNQFLVHFDLESIKDLPGIEELKGAGMLDSALPPAFSMPEPDDNEDLAPDEDPIDDIEALEAVALEDEEAEAEQEKP
- a CDS encoding ABC transporter ATP-binding protein, whose product is MSARDGSAEWGQKWGQTWGQRGKAAATIAAGLKFQSIGHSFDDKQVLRDISFSIEPGEVVSLLGQSGSGKTTLLRIAAGIERQTSGSVLINNRDVASGSVFVPPEKRSVGLMFQDYALFPHLSILKNVMFGLTDLPGHASEVEARAALRRVGLEEKADSFPHMLSGGQQQRVALARAFAPRPSILLMDEPFSGLDNRLRDRVRDETLSVLREIGATCMIVTHDPEEALRMSDRIVLLKDGRIVQFARPEELYFNPVNYWAARFFSDLNEVEGTVIDGKVRSPIGVFEQSGFAEGQPIRVCVREQGVILHEAIKDGYVSALAARVKRRMFLGEVDLYEVSIKGVEYPFMVRSRTGKSFAPGENIGVSFRKKDMLMFAKED
- a CDS encoding twin-arginine translocase TatA/TatE family subunit, producing the protein MGQIGIWQIVIIAVVVVLLFGRGKIPELMGDVAKGINSFKKGLKGDDKDKDPEQIENQPAEQVSAESEQKDKVS
- the tatB gene encoding Sec-independent protein translocase protein TatB; translation: MFDIGWSEILVIVIITILVVGPKELPGLLRTVGKTIGNVRRMAGDFQNQFNEALREAELEDVKNTISDVRSLNPKTAVKDAVQKQLGFDDDFADELTEQVSKSGREINDALSDAEVKVKPADVDKAVPAETAAAAKVVSETASVDVPAEPAAKKPRAKAAAKPKTETAAKPRARAKKADTTAKAAPAKTAPAKTSPTKTATAKSATAKKADAEAAAPAKKPRRAATKTAATKAKSATAASEDKKASPSADDPSQKA
- the tatC gene encoding twin-arginine translocase subunit TatC, with protein sequence MSDSELDEIEASKAPLVEHLIELRSRLMKTVIAVAIAFLICFFFASDIFNLLIIPYEQAVGSDRQVELIFTAPQEYFFTQMKLALFGALFIAFPVIASQVYMFMAPGLYKHERQAFMPFLIATPILFAIGACLVFFIVMPLAMDFFLSMEQTGDGVAQIIHLPKVSEYLGLIMTLIFAFGLVFQLPVVLTLLARAGLVDSEGLKGKRKYAIVATFVMAAVLTPPDPVSQLGLAIPTLLLYEISIISVKMVEKKRLEREQEREGST
- the serS gene encoding serine--tRNA ligase, producing the protein MFDIKWIRENAESFDKAQIARGAEASSSRLIALDDERIAQVQILQDAQQRRNAASKEIGKAKGQGDEEKAQALMAEVGDLKSIIQNGEAKTRELQETLNDILCTLPNIALDDVPEGADEDDNIVHHVWGEKPALGFEPKEHYELGEALGQMDFEAAAKLSGSRFVVLKGKLARLERAIGQFMIDLHTTEHGYEEVCVPTLVRSEAMFGTGQLPKFAEDAFHTDDDRWLIPTSEVPLTNLVRESIVDGDQLPMRFTALSQCFRSEAGSAGRDTRGMLRQHQFSKVEMVSITDEDSSVAEQERMLSCAEAVLQKLGIAYRVMTLCTGDMGFGARRTFDIEAWLPGQNTYREISSVSTCGDFQARRMNARYRPTGEKAVKFLHTLNGSGVAVGRCLIAVMENYQTEDGSIVIPEVLRPYMGGLEKISAKS
- the surE gene encoding 5'/3'-nucleotidase SurE yields the protein MRILLTNDDGINAPGLKVLEEIALSLSDDVWIVAPETEQSGMSHSLTLHDPLRMRKLGDKCFAVKGTPTDCVIMGVGHILPEKPDLVLSGVNRGQNMAEDVTYSGTVAGAMEGAVLGVRSIALSQAYGWECKDGIDWSCAREHGARVVKDLLKHDLPFQTLLNVNFPDCAPADVKGVVLTRQGQRDQAQLTVEPRKDTRGQSYFWLGFEGRRFEPLEGTDLYAIYNKQISVTPLNLDMTDHATLKELAKG
- a CDS encoding peptidoglycan DD-metalloendopeptidase family protein, giving the protein MPNAVASAPKPVYVTPQPTYNNPQTVYVNPQPVPNAPQQVAAIQNPSPVLLTNSINKSATPIPVSSQPMPPLPTQAQMKQQGVDYTATGSINSNTTYQPSVISRFDSLPKNGPRAKQYGVRQTVAQVPNYAQQSPVNVPLSDKASQSNNGFSLSKLLSREKSAPKTQQVDYTPTGSITPPAAIPTTNRVAVYTPGQQQVASAAPMPLQASQEARTSGQWTSIGGTMVTVLPGDDINTLSQRYGVPAKAIADVNGLPDQSFVASGQRILIPVYQQERLESYPVRQQVASLNASTNSAVPSVVRVPKANPLRLQSQTPYAQQVTRMQQSANAEGRHMVMAGETLGGIASRYGVSVSDLAQANGLSTSSHVRMGQRLHIPQAGTASGIDYTSTASINQQPSYRVPVSSPAAAQPSMQLTKVPQSKPRQLVQQTVQQIQRQPSQAVASLPKAKSRNQVASVRQAVGIPDPVASDANQQVQPVATSNPSATENPKFRWPVRGRIISSYGRKTDGSRNDGINLSVPAGTSVRVAESGTVIYSGDKLKGYGNLVLVQHSNGWVTAYAHNEKVLVSKGQQVRRGQIIAQAGKSGNVEAPQLHFELRIKGDPVDPVPYLVSS
- a CDS encoding CinA family protein — protein: MYVPADTIELSNELLDIAKKKNYCVAAAESCTAGLICATLTEVPGSSQLFDRGFITYSNEAKNEMLDVPSEMIAECGAVSEEVARAMAEGAIFNSRADFAVAVTGIAGPAGGSKDKPVGLVHFAVSSRHFPQTHDMKIFAAMDRENVRAATVAHAIIMLIEAMTQKPYVAVE